A single region of the Leptolyngbya subtilissima AS-A7 genome encodes:
- a CDS encoding MATE family efflux transporter produces the protein MRTQSRSVAQVKTGSEVRAFLTLAVPLAGAQVAQAAVGFVDTLMMGRLGAETLAAGGLAAISFQLLLAVIGGFVMTVGPLVAQAFGAGQKDQVEAIARQGFWLSLGLSLPMMAVLSQLDRMLLGLGQPEAIATLTAPYFQGILWGAFPALAFAMLRGYAAALAEAQVVIVIVLVGTVFNIVGNYALGFGKWGFPALGLGGLGLSSGLSYWLMFGLFLLYTLKHPNLKEYRFWRGWHRVQPRLVGRLLGMGGEIAVTIALEFSLFAVVTFLMGILGPEVLAAHQTVYQTIYLIFMVPLGMSYAATARVGLAFGQQDMGAARRAGYVAMAIAAVFMLLATLGLLLFRQSIIGLYLDLRDPVNAPVIALALPMLFVAALAQLTDGVQRVASGALYGLQDTRMPMVLSGLAFWGVGLTTGYLLGFWLGLDGVGLWIGQSIGVATAGIIFVVRFHRLTRPSRAV, from the coding sequence ATGCGTACACAGAGCAGATCCGTCGCCCAAGTCAAAACTGGCTCAGAGGTACGAGCATTTTTAACCCTGGCGGTGCCCCTGGCCGGAGCCCAAGTGGCTCAGGCTGCCGTCGGCTTCGTCGACACCCTAATGATGGGGCGGCTGGGGGCCGAGACCCTCGCCGCTGGCGGCCTAGCGGCCATTAGCTTTCAGCTACTGCTGGCGGTGATCGGCGGGTTTGTGATGACCGTGGGGCCGCTGGTGGCCCAGGCCTTTGGGGCGGGGCAAAAGGATCAGGTTGAGGCAATCGCCCGGCAGGGGTTTTGGCTTTCGCTAGGGCTGAGTCTGCCGATGATGGCGGTGCTGAGCCAGCTCGATCGCATGTTGCTGGGGCTAGGGCAGCCCGAGGCGATCGCCACCCTCACCGCCCCCTACTTCCAAGGAATTCTCTGGGGCGCGTTTCCGGCTCTAGCCTTTGCCATGCTGCGGGGCTACGCTGCGGCCCTAGCCGAGGCCCAGGTGGTGATTGTGATTGTGCTGGTGGGCACAGTCTTTAACATTGTGGGCAACTATGCCCTAGGGTTTGGCAAATGGGGCTTCCCGGCCCTGGGGCTGGGGGGGCTAGGGCTATCCAGCGGACTGAGCTACTGGCTGATGTTTGGGCTATTTTTGCTCTACACCCTCAAGCATCCCAATTTGAAGGAATATCGTTTTTGGCGGGGGTGGCACCGGGTGCAGCCCCGGCTAGTCGGTCGGCTGCTGGGCATGGGGGGCGAGATCGCCGTCACCATCGCCTTAGAATTTAGCCTGTTTGCTGTGGTCACGTTTTTGATGGGGATCCTTGGCCCTGAGGTGCTGGCCGCCCACCAGACCGTATATCAAACGATTTACCTGATTTTCATGGTTCCTCTAGGTATGTCCTACGCGGCGACGGCGCGGGTGGGACTGGCTTTTGGTCAGCAGGATATGGGCGCGGCGCGACGGGCAGGGTATGTGGCGATGGCGATCGCCGCTGTCTTTATGCTGCTAGCCACCCTCGGCCTCCTGCTATTTCGCCAGTCCATTATTGGCCTCTACCTAGACCTGCGTGATCCAGTTAATGCCCCGGTAATTGCCCTGGCCCTGCCAATGCTTTTTGTGGCGGCATTGGCCCAGCTCACCGACGGTGTCCAGCGAGTCGCTTCAGGGGCGCTCTACGGGCTGCAAGATACCCGCATGCCTATGGTGCTCAGCGGGCTAGCTTTCTGGGGCGTAGGGCTGACTACGGGCTATCTCCTAGGCTTTTGGCTCGGCCTCGACGGGGTCGGGCTGTGGATTGGCCAATCCATTGGGGTAGCCACCGCTGGAATCATTTTTGTGGTCCGGTTCCATCGCTTGACCCGCCCCAGCCGGGCAGTCTGA